The Streptomyces sp. NBC_01463 DNA window GCGATCTCCGTCGGCCTCTACAGCCTGTACCGGGCGGTGAGCCGCCGTGCTGGTGCATAGCCGTACCGGGAAGTGGGCCGCCTGGGCCGTCTTTCTCCTGCTCTTCGTCCCGCTGTTCGCGGTGCCGCTGCTGGTCGTCCTCGCGGCCTCGTTCGCCACGAACTGGTCCGGCGCCCTACCCTCCGGACCGACCCTCGCCCACTACGACGCGGCGACCGCGGGGGACTCCCTCCAGGCGCTCACCACGAGCCTCGTCACCGCCGTCACCGCCAGCCTCCTCGCGCTGGTCGCCGGCTCCTGGGCCGCGCTCGCCGCCGCCTCGCTCGGCCGGCGCGGGAAGCGGTTCCTGGACGCGCTGTTCATGCTGCCGGTCGCGGTGCCGTCCGTCGTCGTCGGCCTCGCCGTGCTCGTCGCGTTCAGCAGGCCGCCGGTGCTGCTCAACGGGACGCGCTGGATCGTGATCCTCGCGCACGCCGTTCTTGTCACGGCGTTCGCCTATTCGTCGGTTTCGGCCGCGACAGTACGTCTCGACCCGATGTACGAACAGGCCGCCGCCAGCCTCGGCGCCCGGCCCTCGTACGTACTGTTGCGCATCAGGCT harbors:
- a CDS encoding ABC transporter permease subunit, whose amino-acid sequence is MLVHSRTGKWAAWAVFLLLFVPLFAVPLLVVLAASFATNWSGALPSGPTLAHYDAATAGDSLQALTTSLVTAVTASLLALVAGSWAALAAASLGRRGKRFLDALFMLPVAVPSVVVGLAVLVAFSRPPVLLNGTRWIVILAHAVLVTAFAYSSVSAATVRLDPMYEQAAASLGARPSYVLLRIRLPLLLPSLTAAAGLCFALSMGELSATMMLYPPDWTPLPVQIFAATDRGSLFTGAAVAVVLMAATLLVLFAVSRIRTRASYR